One window from the genome of bacterium encodes:
- a CDS encoding TlpA family protein disulfide reductase — protein MRSFQLLVHSLKLYKCLASVARDRRGILVAVLCLFLAPTLLQPAICDAQSMEQEFDRILHSMAARLSDMSTVRLEVQAKFSREGSATAKSTAYTVTAERDDKLYTGCQFHGVTTDGEVIMFDGEKLLEGMPASGRMHSYAAARQPQSRIGGVLTGWDLLPLPGRKNILPTGLDEKDITDRAVKAGMMGTTPVVILSCKLVKAGGIIQEFIEWHIRESDMLPLRIVRLSNWKPLGKTYAEVDISSFEVDPPLDRNAFTGSTLPANIEITEAPRPGYDGPKLLEAGKKAPEFTATGTDGRKYRLSDLRDKVVLLDFFFTDCFPCRRVIPSLIELRNSFAADELVILALDPIDDVRDDALRSMVDSSGINYPVTVVPHAVAVQYGVRAYPVSFIIGRDGTIISAHGGFDEGIEPAAWRESILSALAD, from the coding sequence ATGCGTTCATTTCAGTTGCTCGTTCATTCGCTCAAGCTTTACAAGTGTTTAGCATCGGTAGCGCGAGATCGACGAGGTATTCTCGTCGCCGTGCTCTGCCTTTTCTTGGCACCTACGCTGCTTCAGCCAGCAATCTGTGACGCACAATCCATGGAGCAGGAGTTCGACCGCATCCTGCATTCCATGGCGGCGCGGTTGTCGGATATGTCCACCGTCCGATTGGAAGTTCAGGCAAAGTTCTCACGTGAAGGATCGGCAACTGCAAAATCCACGGCATACACCGTCACAGCCGAACGCGATGACAAACTCTACACTGGCTGCCAATTTCATGGCGTCACCACCGACGGTGAAGTAATCATGTTCGACGGTGAGAAGCTGCTCGAGGGCATGCCTGCCTCGGGACGAATGCATTCCTACGCCGCGGCACGTCAACCGCAATCGCGCATCGGCGGCGTACTCACGGGGTGGGACCTCCTTCCACTCCCCGGCAGAAAGAACATCCTTCCCACAGGGCTCGATGAAAAAGACATCACCGACCGCGCAGTGAAAGCGGGAATGATGGGAACGACGCCAGTTGTCATCCTTTCCTGCAAACTGGTAAAAGCTGGTGGAATCATCCAGGAATTCATCGAGTGGCACATACGCGAATCCGACATGCTGCCGCTGCGTATCGTCCGCCTCAGCAACTGGAAGCCCCTGGGAAAAACCTATGCCGAGGTGGATATCAGTTCCTTCGAAGTCGACCCTCCCCTGGACCGAAACGCATTTACGGGGAGCACCCTCCCTGCGAATATCGAGATCACCGAGGCTCCGAGGCCCGGGTATGATGGACCGAAGCTGCTGGAGGCGGGCAAGAAGGCGCCGGAATTCACCGCGACAGGAACCGATGGAAGGAAATACCGCCTCAGCGATCTCCGCGACAAGGTGGTTCTGCTGGATTTCTTCTTTACGGACTGTTTTCCCTGCAGGCGTGTGATCCCGTCCCTCATCGAACTGCGAAACAGCTTTGCAGCAGATGAGCTCGTGATCCTCGCACTCGATCCCATTGACGATGTAAGAGATGACGCGCTGCGCAGCATGGTCGACTCCAGTGGTATCAACTATCCCGTCACCGTCGTTCCCCATGCTGTCGCCGTACAATACGGAGTTCGTGCCTACCCGGTCTCTTTTATCATCGGTCGCGATGGCACGATCATTTCAGCCCATGGCGGATTTGATGAAGGCATCGAACCGGCAGCCTGGCGGGAAAGCATCCTCTCTGCACTTGCGGACTGA